The following coding sequences lie in one Apium graveolens cultivar Ventura chromosome 1, ASM990537v1, whole genome shotgun sequence genomic window:
- the LOC141721065 gene encoding uncharacterized protein LOC141721065 has product MFKFEKTGTGSLQCSCTSVCSEVYDEYGSYDSTTAKHDGNFNNKFEKDGESEDFAFDLNEQLDIQSRTADELFDGGKIKLLEQPPKIHKHSNVMCVEINRRDDTLLEGNDGRQGRERVYYSSSSRRQKLSRSLSPIRAPTMVSEPDHKEKCCSKLILSLSSSSNSASWYGRWKLTDMLLFRNSSDGYAINRKYDKLKKVRSQNEDEIKNSSFRSTDTACVSMSNKKKKVHADEWQHYKVYQGTLQEMRRKTFLPYKKSIISCMDMDGGAF; this is encoded by the coding sequence ATGTTCAAGTTTGAGAAGACAGGCACAGGAAGCCTGCAATGTTCTTGTACCAGTGTCTGCTCCGAGGTCTACGACGAATACGGAAGTTATGATTCAACCACGGCCAAACATGATGGAAATTTCAACAATAAATTCGAGAAAGATGGGGAAAGTGAAGATTTTGCTTTCGATCTTAATGAACAATTAGATATACAATCTCGCACTGCTGATGAACTCTTTGATGGGGGTAAAATTAAGCTTTTAGAGCAACCACCAAAAATACATAAACATTCTAATGTCATGTGTGTGGAAATTAACCGAAGAGATGATACGCTTCTAGAAGGAAATGATGGTAGACAAGGAAGAGAAAGAGTTTATTACTCATCTAGTTCGAGAAGACAAAAGCTTTCAAGATCTTTATCACCTATAAGAGCTCCAACTATGGTGTCAGAGCCGGATCATAAAGAAAAGTGTTGTTCGAAACTAATTTTATCTTTGAGCTCAAGTTCAAATTCTGCGAGTTGGTATGGAAGATGGAAGCTAACAGATATGTTGCTGTTTCGTAATTCATCCGATGGTTATGCAATTAACCGGAAATATGACAAACTGAAGAAAGTAAGGTCTCAAAATGAAGACGAGATCAAGAACTCGAGCTTCAGATCAACTGATACTGCCTGTGTTTCGATGTCAAATAAGAAGAAAAAAGTCCATGCTGATGAATGGCAGCACTATAAGGTTTATCAAGGGACTTTACAGGAGATGAGGAGAAAAACTTTCTTGCCATACAAAAAATCTATTATCAGCTGCATGGACATGGATGGTGGTGCTTTCTGA